The following proteins are co-located in the Leptodactylus fuscus isolate aLepFus1 chromosome 8, aLepFus1.hap2, whole genome shotgun sequence genome:
- the LOC142217465 gene encoding C-X-C chemokine receptor type 2-like, which yields MSIFIDLTDLYDTFTDANTYIPPAHASPCLFSPPANKYIVLVIYAIVFLLNIIGNSLVILVLCYNKLKMSSTDVYLLNLALADLLFSMTLPFWAAYKVSQWVFGIAMCKIISTLQEVNFYSGIFLLACISVDRYMAIVHATEFFTRKQHWVKFITIAVWILSVGLSIPTIWFRDVFLAGYAGVVCHENLEENTETWMINIRVGRFVMGFFIPLLVMVFCYGFVIKTLVQAKNSQKHRAMKVILAVFFVFLICWLPYNITVMVDSLMRTGHINETCALRNHLDTALYVTEIFGFTHSCINPILYAFIGHKFRHSFLTILANKGIISKDRLSRFSRSLSVMSSSAHTSTTI from the coding sequence ATGAGCATCTTTATCGACCTCACAGATCTTTATGACACTTTCACGGACGCCAACACCTACATCCCCCCCGCTCATGCCTCCCCATGCTTGTTTTCACCACCGGCCAACAAATACATAGTTCTTGTGATTTACGCCATTGTTTTCTTACTCAACATAATTGGCAACAGCCTTGTGATCCTTGTCCTCTGCTACAACAAACTCAAGATGTCCTCCACAGACGTTTACCTGCTGAACCTGGCCCTTGCCGACCTCCTTTTTTCCATGACGCTCCCCTTCTGGGCGGCGTACAAGGTCAGTCAGTGGGTGTTTGGCATCGCCATGTGCAAAATCATCTCCACCTTACAAGAAGTCAACTTCTACAGCGGAATCTTCTTGTTGGCGTGTATAAGCGTAGACCGGTATATGGCCATTGTCCATGCCACCGAATTCTTTACGAGGAAGCAGCACTGGGTGAAGTTTATCACCATTGCCGTCTGGATCCTTTCCGTCGGCCTGTCCATTCCAACCATTTGGTTTAGAGATGTGTTTTTGGCCGGTTACGCAGGGGTCGTGTGTCATGAGAATTTAGAGGAAAATACCGAGACGTGGATGATTAACATTCGCGTTGGACGCTTTGTGATGGGATTCTTCATTCCGTTGCTAGTGATGGTCTTCTGTTACGGGTTTGTCATTAAGACCCTTGTTCAGGCCAAAAATAGTCAGAAGCACCGAGCTATGAAGGTCAtccttgctgtgttttttgtcttCCTGATCTGCTGGCTCCCCTATAACATCACCGTCATGGTAGACTCTCTAATGAGAACTGGACATATCAACGAGACGTGCGCCTTAAGAAATCATCTAGACACCGCCTTGTATGTCACTGAAATTTTTGGATTCACCCACAGCTGTATTAACCCAATCTTGTATGCATTCATAGGACACAAATTTCGGCACAGTTTCCTGACGATACTTGCCAACAAGGGGATTATCAGCAAGGATAGACTGTCCAGATTTAGCCGGAGCCTCTCTGTCATGTCCTCGTCGGCACATACGTCCACCACCATCTAA